In one window of Nakamurella sp. PAMC28650 DNA:
- the glgA gene encoding glycogen synthase — MHISILTREFPPDVYGGAGVHVDYLVRELRKLVDIDVHAFGDDRPGAFGHRPAPDVADANPALATLSVDLSMAAACGSAELVHSHTWYANMAGHVSKLLYGVPHVVTAHSLEPRRPWKAEQLGGGYRLSSWAEKTAYEAADAVIAVSDGMRTDILDCYPVLDPARVHVIRNGIDTSIYHATDDRSVLTDRGVDLDAPIASFVGRITRQKGVGHLIAAAHAFDPGIQLVLCAGAPDTPEIAAETATAIRALQASRPGVFWFDGMLTLDEVKQVLSASTVFCCPSVYEPLGIVNLEAMACGAPVVASDVGGIPEVVQDGVTGSLVHYDAEDGPGFEAAFAAAVNSMVADRAAAVVMGEAGRVRADSEFSWTAVAEQTVALYRSLLGPQDR, encoded by the coding sequence GTGCATATCTCGATCCTGACCCGAGAGTTCCCGCCCGACGTCTACGGCGGGGCCGGTGTCCACGTCGACTACCTGGTGCGCGAGCTGCGCAAGCTCGTCGACATCGACGTCCACGCGTTCGGCGACGACCGGCCCGGTGCCTTCGGACACCGGCCGGCGCCGGACGTCGCCGATGCCAACCCGGCCCTGGCGACGCTGTCGGTGGACCTGTCGATGGCGGCCGCGTGCGGCTCGGCCGAACTGGTGCACTCCCATACCTGGTACGCGAACATGGCCGGCCACGTCTCGAAACTGCTCTACGGCGTTCCGCACGTCGTGACCGCCCATTCGCTCGAGCCCCGGCGACCGTGGAAGGCCGAGCAGCTCGGTGGTGGTTACCGCCTGTCCAGCTGGGCGGAGAAGACGGCCTACGAGGCCGCGGACGCCGTGATCGCCGTCTCGGACGGCATGCGGACCGACATCCTGGACTGCTATCCCGTGTTGGACCCGGCGCGGGTCCACGTCATCCGCAACGGCATCGACACCTCGATCTACCACGCGACGGACGACCGGTCGGTGCTGACCGACCGGGGCGTCGACCTGGACGCCCCGATCGCCTCGTTCGTCGGTCGGATCACCCGTCAGAAGGGTGTCGGCCACCTCATCGCCGCTGCTCATGCTTTCGATCCGGGGATCCAGCTCGTGCTCTGCGCTGGAGCGCCGGACACCCCGGAGATCGCCGCCGAGACCGCGACCGCGATCCGCGCGCTGCAGGCCAGTCGTCCGGGCGTGTTCTGGTTCGACGGCATGCTGACCCTCGACGAGGTCAAGCAGGTGCTCAGCGCCTCGACCGTCTTCTGCTGTCCCTCGGTGTACGAGCCCCTCGGAATCGTCAACCTGGAGGCGATGGCCTGCGGCGCACCGGTCGTCGCCAGCGACGTCGGCGGAATCCCCGAGGTGGTGCAGGACGGCGTCACCGGCAGCCTCGTCCACTACGACGCCGAGGACGGGCCCGGCTTCGAGGCCGCCTTCGCGGCCGCCGTCAACTCCATGGTCGCCGACCGGGCCGCCGCCGTGGTCATGGGTGAGGCCGGCCGGGTCAGGGCCGACTCGGAGTTCTCCTGGACCGCCGTGGCGGAGCAGACCGTCGCGCTCTACCGATCCCTGCTCGGCCCCCAGGACCGCTGA
- a CDS encoding DUF3117 domain-containing protein: MAAMKPRTGDGPLEVTKEGRGIVMRVPLEGGGRLVVEISADEASALGDALKAVVS; encoded by the coding sequence ATGGCGGCCATGAAGCCCCGCACCGGGGATGGTCCCCTCGAAGTAACCAAGGAGGGACGCGGAATCGTGATGCGCGTACCCCTGGAAGGCGGCGGTCGGCTGGTGGTGGAAATCTCCGCCGATGAGGCGTCCGCTCTCGGAGATGCACTCAAAGCAGTCGTCAGCTGA
- the glgC gene encoding glucose-1-phosphate adenylyltransferase, whose amino-acid sequence MVLKPRVLGIVLAGGEGKRLWPLTADRAKPAVPFGGNFRLIDFVLSNLVNAGYLRICVLTQYKSHSLDRHITTTWRMSQMLGNYVTPVPAQQRLGPRWYTGSADAILQSLNLVYDDDPDYLVVFGADHVYRMDPSQMVADHIASGAEATVAAIRVPRHEATAFGVIDTDDTGHRITRFLEKPTDPPAVQDDPNVAYASMGNYVFTTRALIEALRQDAGDENSIHDMGANIIPTFVERGTANVYDFDRNEVPGSEERDKGYWRDVGTLDAYHDAHMDLVSVHPIFNLYNQEWPILSVPPTLPPAKFVENGMALDSMVGPGTIISGATVRRSVLSENVRVAIGASVEGSVIMPGVRIGRNAVVRNAILDKNVIVPDGATVGINLEADRAAYTVTASGITVIGKGITVAR is encoded by the coding sequence ATGGTCCTCAAACCCAGAGTTCTCGGCATCGTTCTGGCTGGTGGTGAGGGAAAGCGGCTGTGGCCGTTGACCGCTGACCGGGCCAAGCCCGCCGTACCCTTCGGTGGCAATTTCCGTCTCATCGACTTCGTGCTGTCGAATCTGGTCAACGCCGGGTACCTCCGCATCTGCGTCCTGACCCAGTACAAGTCGCATTCACTCGACCGGCACATCACCACGACCTGGCGGATGAGCCAGATGCTGGGCAACTACGTCACTCCGGTGCCGGCCCAGCAGCGGCTCGGCCCTCGTTGGTACACCGGGAGTGCGGACGCCATTCTCCAGTCGTTGAATCTGGTGTACGACGACGATCCGGACTACCTGGTCGTCTTCGGGGCCGATCACGTCTATCGCATGGACCCGTCACAAATGGTCGCCGACCACATCGCCTCCGGCGCCGAGGCCACCGTGGCCGCCATTCGCGTTCCGCGGCACGAGGCCACCGCATTCGGTGTCATCGACACCGACGACACAGGCCACCGCATCACCCGGTTCTTGGAGAAGCCGACGGATCCTCCTGCAGTGCAGGATGATCCGAATGTCGCCTACGCCTCCATGGGTAACTACGTGTTCACCACAAGAGCCCTCATCGAGGCGCTCCGGCAGGACGCGGGCGACGAGAACTCCATTCATGACATGGGGGCGAACATCATTCCGACGTTCGTCGAGCGTGGCACCGCGAATGTCTACGATTTCGATCGCAACGAGGTCCCTGGCTCGGAGGAACGCGACAAGGGCTACTGGCGCGACGTCGGTACCCTGGACGCTTATCACGACGCCCACATGGATCTCGTCTCGGTGCACCCGATCTTCAATCTCTACAACCAGGAATGGCCGATTCTCTCGGTGCCGCCCACGCTACCGCCGGCGAAATTCGTCGAGAACGGAATGGCGCTGGATTCGATGGTCGGTCCCGGCACGATCATCTCCGGTGCCACGGTTCGGCGGTCGGTGCTGTCGGAGAACGTGCGGGTTGCCATCGGCGCGAGTGTCGAGGGCAGCGTCATCATGCCCGGTGTGCGGATCGGGCGAAACGCCGTGGTGCGCAACGCAATCCTCGACAAGAACGTGATCGTTCCGGACGGCGCCACCGTGGGGATCAACCTCGAGGCCGATCGTGCGGCCTATACGGTGACCGCCTCGGGCATCACGGTGATCGGCAAGGGCATCACCGTCGCCAGGTAG